The following coding sequences are from one Terriglobales bacterium window:
- a CDS encoding ubiquinol-cytochrome c reductase iron-sulfur subunit, with protein sequence MPEDEKKPEANAGLDRRQFFVKMGLGSIAVAGAGTAVFAYQFLSPNVLYEPSPVVNAGKPDSYAPDSVTLDPATGIYMVRAAEGFYALSAVCTHLGCLTAWKPELGIIACPCHGSKFNRDGVKIAGPAPKPLPWLRMWLNDDGDLMVDRSTTLSNRQYVRV encoded by the coding sequence ATGCCTGAAGACGAGAAGAAACCCGAAGCCAACGCCGGCCTGGATCGCCGCCAGTTCTTCGTGAAGATGGGGTTGGGCTCCATCGCCGTGGCCGGGGCGGGGACCGCGGTCTTCGCCTACCAGTTCCTCTCCCCCAACGTGCTCTACGAGCCCTCGCCGGTGGTCAACGCCGGCAAGCCCGACAGCTACGCCCCCGATTCGGTCACCCTCGATCCCGCCACCGGCATCTACATGGTGCGCGCCGCCGAGGGCTTCTACGCGCTCTCCGCCGTCTGTACCCACCTGGGCTGCCTGACCGCGTGGAAGCCGGAGCTGGGTATCATCGCCTGCCCCTGCCACGGCAGCAAGTTCAACCGCGACGGGGTCAAGATCGCCGGCCCCGCGCCCAAGCCCCTGCCCTGGCTGCGCATGTGGCTCAACGACGACGGCGACCTCATGGTCGACCGCTCCACCACGCTCTCCAACCGGCAGTACGTGCGCGTCTGA
- a CDS encoding cytochrome b N-terminal domain-containing protein → MAKKLTSYVDRVQQSRVWRSIFRGGPGFSNLRRALFVQQNVFLHLFSVKARKRVLDFGVTWYLGALTFGCFLILVITGILLMLVYHPSVPQAYNDMKDLQFVVSSGVFLRNLHRWAAHAMVFLVFAHMFRVFYRGAYRPPREFNWVIGVVLLLITLFLSYTGYLLPWDQLAFWAITVGSNIVSAMPFFGSRIRFLMLGGHTVNANALLRFYVLHCMVLPLTAIFFIAIHFWRIRKDGGLYPGDLEDTVEEEGPHA, encoded by the coding sequence ATGGCCAAGAAGCTCACCAGCTACGTGGATCGGGTCCAGCAGAGCCGGGTGTGGCGCTCCATTTTCCGCGGCGGACCCGGCTTCAGCAACCTGCGCCGCGCCCTCTTCGTCCAGCAGAACGTCTTCCTGCACCTGTTCTCGGTGAAAGCGCGCAAGCGCGTGCTCGACTTCGGGGTCACCTGGTACCTGGGGGCGCTCACCTTCGGCTGCTTCCTCATCCTGGTGATCACCGGCATCCTGCTCATGCTGGTCTACCACCCCTCGGTGCCGCAGGCTTACAACGACATGAAGGACCTGCAGTTCGTGGTCTCGTCGGGGGTGTTCCTGCGCAACCTGCACCGCTGGGCGGCGCACGCCATGGTCTTCCTGGTGTTCGCGCACATGTTCCGCGTCTTCTACCGCGGCGCCTACCGCCCGCCGCGCGAGTTCAACTGGGTGATCGGCGTGGTGCTGCTGCTGATCACCCTCTTCCTCAGCTACACCGGCTACCTGCTGCCCTGGGACCAGCTGGCCTTCTGGGCCATCACCGTGGGCAGCAACATCGTCTCTGCCATGCCCTTCTTCGGCTCGCGCATCCGCTTCCTGATGCTGGGCGGGCACACGGTGAACGCCAACGCGCTGCTGCGCTTCTATGTGCTGCACTGCATGGTCCTGCCGCTGACCGCGATCTTCTTCATCGCCATCCATTTCTGGCGCATCCGCAAGGACGGCGGCCTCTACCCCGGCGACCTGGAAGACACGGTGGAGGAGGAGGGGCCGCATGCCTGA